A window of Pusillimonas sp. DMV24BSW_D genomic DNA:
TTGAATCAGGCATTTGCCATATTAATGGGCCCACAGTTCACGATGAGGCACAAATGCCGTTTGGCGGCGTAAAAGACAGTGGTTTCGGCCGCTTCGGTGGGCGTGCCGGCATTGAGGCCTTCACAGAATTGCGCTGGATGTCGATTCAAACTACCCCCCGTCATTATCCGTTCTAACAAGCAGCGCCTTAAATTGTTACAAAAAACCCGTCGCCCCATTAGGAACGGCGGGTTTTTTGAATTCAACACTTTTAAAAATTATTGTTTAACAGCGTACAAGAACAACTCAACACGACGGTTCAGCGCACGGCCCTGTTCGGTGCTGTTATCACCAATGGGGTTAGCGGAAGCACGCCCTTCAGCAGTTAAGCGCCCCATGGAAATACCCTGTCGGGCAATATAGTTTGTAACGGCTTCAGCACGGCTTAACGACAAGCGCTGATTCAGTTCAGCCGGGCCGGTGCTGTCGGTGTAGCCAATAGCCTTTGCACGCAACTCGGGATGCTGGGCAAGTGCCCGCGACACACTGTCAAGCACGGGTAGTAAACCGGCTTTTAGATCAGACTTTCCTGTATCGAACGACACATTGCTTGGAATGTGAACTTTAAGGGTTCCGTCGGGCATTTCAACAACAGCCACCCCTAAATCACGGGCGCCGGATTGCTCAACGTCATTCTTGATGCCTGACCAGTTGTAGCCCATAATGCTGCCGGCAACCGCACCGATCCCCGCGCCAATTAATGCGGCCTCGCTGCTATCACCTATCAATGCGCCAAGCCCGGCACCTACGGCTGCACCCGCGCCGGCACCGGCTGCTGTGCGACCGCCCTGGCTCATACCACCCATTGTTCGATCCACCGTGGCACAACCTCCCATCATTGC
This region includes:
- a CDS encoding OmpA family protein, producing MNTLVNKRVAISVVALAMMGGCATVDRTMGGMSQGGRTAAGAGAGAAVGAGLGALIGDSSEAALIGAGIGAVAGSIMGYNWSGIKNDVEQSGARDLGVAVVEMPDGTLKVHIPSNVSFDTGKSDLKAGLLPVLDSVSRALAQHPELRAKAIGYTDSTGPAELNQRLSLSRAEAVTNYIARQGISMGRLTAEGRASANPIGDNSTEQGRALNRRVELFLYAVKQ